In the Scatophagus argus isolate fScaArg1 chromosome 11, fScaArg1.pri, whole genome shotgun sequence genome, ACCACCGTTTATGCCTAGAGATGGCTCTGGGGGCTGTTGATTTAAATGCCATCCACTACTGTCAGAGCAGATCAATCATAAAAAGCATGGTGTAATTGGCTTTTAGTGACACAACACAGTGTTGCATTTATCAAAGGATGTAGAACCATGTGACTTAGGAGAGCTGGCTCCTCGCTATTGATGTGCGGGGCCGTCAAAAAAATCCCACTGCTGACTCAAAACATTCTCCCAATACTGCGATTAGGGGAGAAATTTAACAAAAGTATTACTTGGTGAGTGTCCTCTCTCGGTAGTGTGTGGAAGTCTGGTGAGAGACTGTGGTGTCTGCCCACTGGGATGAAAAAGGCTTCTGCTGGGAGAGAACAAAGAGCCAAATGTGTCATATCGCCGGGAGAAGCCTGTCATCTCTGCACAGGAGGATCTCCTAACATGAagggagacggagggagaggCTGAGAGGACGGGGGAGAACTGCAACTGTGGCTTCGTGTGAAGATGTAAAAACCAACGTAAATTATTTGACACACATGACCGACTTGAACTTAGACAACACTTGAAATCTCACAGGAGAATATTGAGCTTGTTTTGTTAACTCGCACAGTTTTACCGGCCTACAACACGAACAGGACTTTCCTGGAGATAGAAATTCATGTCAGAAAGCTCGTCACTCACAAGACATGTGAGGCTTGACACTGTGGACACTCGAGGGACTATACTGTGTATTATACTGTAAGTATACAGCAAAGTTTCACCCTGCTTTGCATGAAAAACTAAATACAAACAATGACTGGAGAAGAACTGGAATCCCCCACTGCAGGAaaagttcagtgttttataCATGTATGATGTTAATCAATTATCATTACTGATGCACTACTGTAAAATTAACAGCGattaaattaaagctgaattAATTACTTTGCTGTTGGATGGTGCATCATATCTTAAAAGtgaatcatgttttatttgtagaATCTTCATTTGTAAAGTCAACACCGGTTCCTGGCACATAAATGTAGCACAAAATTTTCACCTCTGATATGTAGTGAAGCATAAGTGTAAAAgtgcacaaaatggaaatacttaagtaaagtaCAAGCACATGAGTACAGTGCTTGAGTAAGTACACAGATAAAtcatggctgtctgtctttttttatggcTTTAGCAGAACACACAGATTAACAGTCacagaataaatacatacaatctcagagaggagaggaggacgttaAATGACCTCACcacaaaaagtcattttcataCTAAAGTAGGACAGAATACATGACTCCAGGTGTAACATATTTTCCgctacatacatacatgtagcAGTACATCAGACACCTCTACATACGTGGTGCCACTGCTTGAGTTTAATCACATGAATATTTCAAGTGCTCAGCTGGTGTGCATGCTAATAattcaaaatgacaacaaattgcagcagcacagtgcaggTCTTGCTCATACCAATGATTCTCTTTCTACATACATTATAAAGTGTTCAAGCCCTGGAAAAGATAAATAGCGCATATCAATaagaaacaaggaaataaacaggaaatatgtttttacactCCACTGTCTGTGAACTTATCACAGGGAACACATCACACTGCACATCCTCCATTTTCATTGTGATCTGACAAAGGACTGGCAGTTTTGAGGTGCTGTGCTATGAGCAGCGAGGCCAGGCAGCCCTgcggctacacacacacacacacacacacacagacccataCTGTGACCACAGGCTGCCCAGACCCTGGCAGGCCCTTCTGAGCCCAGCCAATTCAAACACTGTGAACCCCCTGATCTGGGAAAGGCCCTGGCTCTGATGAATTTGTCCATGCAAATACATCCCATTTCCTCTGACAAAACACCACCACATGTCCAAGCCTCAAGGACCCACATTCTGCAGGGCTCAAGTGGCCTCCCTATTCACAGCCTCGGAGCTTTTTACTTTCTGGGGCCCTCTTAGTTTCCTACTGTTCTCCAAACACAAACCGCATCGATACTCAGACCATCTCGTTCTCAATCTGGTCTGTGAGGTGAACAAGTAATGtactgaaatattaaattaatgtgGATTGTATGTCTGCGTTAATCtttaacaaaatataacatGGCGAAAAAAAATCTGGGAGAAATTGTTCCTGTATTTTGTGTACCTGCAGAAACGGGAGCGTTTGCTGCATTTATGTgagtagtttgacatttcagGTACATTATTTACTTCAGTGTCAAGCTGCAGGTCTACAAGAGTGCCCCCTAGTGGTGACACTGTGAGGAGGCGACCCAGAGTGTGAAACCACCCTGGTGTAAAACAGATTTCCATCAGATCCCCCCAGATAATGGTAATTTCACAGATAACAGTGAATCTATAATGTGaagtaaaatgcaaattaaatccCCCCACAAATTTTACCCCGAAGAATAgatttataattttcttatgCTATACTGTATCTCACTTTAAACTGCAAACTCCAGAATGATAAGCCGGAGCAGAGCGTTTCATAGCTTTTATCTAACGAGATGATCTGCAGTTTCTCAAACTGCAAGAGGAAAATTGGACCTCCAACTCCAAAGACATAACAGAGAGTTGACTGCAAGCCTAATGCAGTTATACAGCATCGAAACGTACACGCAAAAGAGCCTATAACTGTGAGCATTGGTCGAGCCCTTTAGGATAAAAAGGCTTAATCTGCGCACCACTCTAACAGTTTATTTCTCCgacaaatcatcacatttacGTGATCCACCAGTCTGAATGGCAGGACAGACAAAAGTGCAGTGGAACAAAAAGGAGATAAAGAGGCTCTTAGACCTAAATGACACTATGTCAGCAGCAGTAAACATTACAGCACATCTTAGTATCTATTCAGCGCCTTTGTGCACTGAAATGAAGTGTTccttgaatttgtttttatagtGTGTACTCCTCTGAAGCTGTTAATTGCAAAAGGGAAGTGGCTGAAGGCTCCCTTGTGCACAACCTTCAATTGAAGTTTACAGAAACACCACACAGATTTCTACCAGAGTCTCGGCTAAGGTGTCTTTTGTGAATTGAAGCTTCTTTTAATGCCACTGGGACTGAAAGCAGGCATTTACAGgtccctaaaaaaaaaaaagaagtgaatcACATAAAGTGGCTTAGCTGAAATAAAGCAGGAAGTGGGAATCTGATAATTTAACACATCTATTAGCATTTCAGCTAAGTCAAGTGACCAGGAGGCCGCAGCCACGGCAGCTAATGACGAGCACATTACTCTACCTTCATTTAACCAACAGAAAAGAGGTGGGAAGAGTTGCTTTTGTGTTCTCTAAATACTATTTCTTCATCCCCTGGGTATTTAGAAACCTTATCATAAAAATATCCCGCTGCACCCACAATCTGCAGATAGCATTCAGCAGTGGGAAACCAAGAGGGACAGcttagtgaaaataaaaacagagcgCCGTGCAAAGAGCTGAGCCTCTCAAGAGATAATGGAGACTGCAGATTTATCCGAGCACGGCACACGGAGGCTTGAAATGAAGGGGGACCAGGCGATGCCTGGGAGCCGCGTCTCTAAGAAACCCACTTACCTGAACACTTATGGAAGCAGTAGACACCAGCACAATACAGTCAGAACCCTGCATCGTTAACAATAGTTTGTCTCAAAGAAAAGTTTCTATTTCCATTTCTATTGTGGTTGGTGGTAGCATAATGTTAGAATATTCCTGTTAGTGGCTAAGACGTTCTACAGTGCTGAGGCCTCTATCACAGCATACCTGTTTTAGTTAAAGGGCtggaaaacagctgctgcaaaaGTTTGTTCTCCGATGTTCTCAGAACCACAACGATGTCTGCAGGAAGAGTGTCCCTGTTTTTCTCCAAAAACCCGTCCACACTGTACATCACCTGCAGGGTGGAACACAAGACATACACAGAATTGGTCTCAATGTTATTCCCAATCTGATTTGTCATTATTCTTGTATAGGGCTCTGCAATATTGCTATATTATTGACTTTTTGTGggggcagtggttagcactgtcgcctcatagcaagagggttccaggttcaaatcccggtctgggcccttctatgtggagtttgcatgttctactgtgtgggttttctccgggtactccggcttcctcccacaataccaaaaacatgcacattaggttaattggctactctacattgaccctaggtgtgagtgtgtgtgtgtgtgagtggttgtctgtctttgtcttttggccctgcgattgactggcgaccagtccagggtgaacccccttctcgcccgtagtcagctgggataggctccaggccCCCCGCGACCCTTatggataagcgatatagaaaatggatggatggatatttctgtgtgtataaGGAAATGACACATGAGATCACATACAAAAATGATGTTAGTCGCAATTGACCTTTTtcagactgacattttgaattgCTGAATTCactttagctgcttcagtttctgACCCCTTGAACAAAACAGAGTCAGTGTTCTCAGTAACACCTGTGATTTTCTTACCATGACAGGTGAAGAAAGGCCTTTGAGATGTGTTTAACTATTCTGCATTACATCAGAAGAAaactgcttcacacacatgtaatGCGCAAAATTTTCAAAGACtaattttgttacatttttaatcatgGTTCACTTGGAATCATCCATTTAAACAACACATGATCATATCGTCACAGAACCTCCATAAACATGATCAATTATTTATTGCGCAGCCTAATCTTGAATATTCAAGACGTAATTCTAATTTGAACAGGATTTGAAACTGCTGGCCTGAAAATGGGGGACTGGACTAAATCACATGCTCCACCTTGATTAAGTTGTCTAAACACTGTGCATAGCATTAAAATTCCACACATTCAAAAACTCATTTCATACCTTTCCTGCATAATGCTGAATCCCGAAACAAAGCTCCACACGTTTTGGTATCCAAAAGTACTTGCAGCGCAAGTTGTCCTCAAATTTATCTGCaggcaagaaaagaaagataagaAAGCAAGTTAAAGATACAAAAAGATGCTCTGAGCAGCACAGgtagaaaatgtaaataagtatgttatttgtttgtttgtttgaatagGAGCAGCTCCAGTCTTACCCACTAAGGTCTGGTCAGTGGCTTGAGGGAAGCGGCTCTCCTCGTCCATCAGGGACAGCAGACCCATGGGCTTCTGCAGGAACATGTCCAGGATGGGCCTGTTGTCCTCGTACTCCACCAGGCTGGCATCCACCCCCTCGCTCTGGTATTCCATCTAATTAGAACCAGTGAATGTAGCATAATCTAGTTAATGATTTCTCTAAATGACCCAATTAAACAATCTGGGCTAAATAtgatttgtgcatgtgtgcgggGAAAAGATGAGTTTCTAatgaacaaaaccaaacagctgcagctggctgtgtgtgtctgtggctgaaGTTCACAGCATAATAGAGTCTTTTACTGAATGCATAAAACAGAACAGCTCTGAACTAACAAATAGAGCCACTTACttattcataatttatttcactttgcaAATAACCCAGAGTCATATCATATTATTGCATCTATTTAATTTCAGatcaaaaagttgttttaaatatatattttactaATAAAGTGGAACCAATGGATCTAAACCGTCCTCATGTTTAAGTCATTAACTTAGAATAATCAGTTTCTGTGTACAGTGAGACTGAAGACAtccacaccaaaaaaaaaagaaaaatcctcttTCCACTGAGCACCAGTCCTTCATCAGGGGCAGCtcgtgtttgttgtttgtggaAGACAAACTTTTCCTCAGGCATTATTTTCAATGATCACTGCTGTAATTCATGTGTAAAGGGTGCATGTTGTTTCCAATAACAGTGTCTGGTCGTGGGTCGAGAATACATACGATCAGTGATTATGTGTGAAATCCTGCCCCAAATCTTGTTTGTATCTGTAGGatttatgcatttaaatgtaaagcagGTAGAGTTTAGTTGTAATAAAAAGTGCATTAGGAATAAAATTGCCCTGTTTTAccttgatttttctttttcaagtaCTGTTGCAAAGTTGAGGCAAACTAAAAGGCATTATGGCAATATGGTTCTTGATTAATGTCTCTTCATTTCCATCAGGGGAAACAAAGACTTCTCGCACTTCAGGGTAAACAACTTCATTAAATCAATTAAGAGAGTCATTTGGTAGCGcacaaacagtacaaacaaTCCTTTAAACATCACAGCCGGGCTAAAAGCACAGCGTTCATGTTGAGAGCATCTCTGCCCTGATGGATATGAAAAAccataaatattattaaaatgcCTGATCTCCTTGATGGTGTTTTAGAGGAACTTGTTTTGTTCAATGTGTTTCACTGCGGAGGCGTGTTGTTTTGTGGATGCATTCATTCCAAGCACGCTGCAATGACATCTTAAGCATGACGCATTTGCACAGACATACTGTCAATAACCACAGACTTTACATATAACTCACCTGTTCAAGGGCAAATATATGCTGGTTGAAGTAAAACTGGATCTGCTCGTTTGCAATATTGATGCACAATTGTTCAAAAGAGTTCTTCTTAAAGTTTTCAAATCCAAAGATGTCCAGGATTCCCACATTCATCCCGCTCTCTGCGGCACTTCAAAGCAGGAAAAGGGGACAAACAAACTTATTCTTCCATGTAATGGAACAAGCAAATCCCCAGCAGCCATATTAATTGATAAAACTTTAATGATAATCCACGTTCAACCCAAATACAGAGTGTTGATCTGGACAGCCTATGAGAAATAATAAACATGAGCTTTCAAAAAGAAAGAGCTTCATAAATGGTTTTATTTCAGTCTCTATTGATTTAACCTCGAgtcattttcaatattttcacaAACAATACTCATTTCTACAACGCAGCATGAAGACGTAACACCGTGCTTTTCATATTCAGCGCTCGGAGCTGCTACTTTTCATGATCAGTCATTACCCAGTGTATGCAGAGGTCACCTTTAGCCTGTGCTACCGGGTTATTAATGGCAATAAGGAAACGGCAGAGATGACTGGAATGCAGACAGGAACTCCGGCTTTTGTACATCTCTGAGAGACGACTCCTTGACAGCCGACGCTCATATTTATGAAGGAATTCTTTTGGATCAATGAACAGCCTCTTTGCAGTCTCTCTGAAGTCTTTTTAATCATCTGAACATTATTTTCTCTGCACGCAACTCTGTATCAAAAatttattaaaacttttttttttttttttttgctctgcatTTACTTGTCTTGTGCTTGCCCATTGATATTCTCCTCTGCATGTTTGCATCTACCTCTGCAGACTTCCACAAAGGTCATCAGAGCTTTGCACAAACCCTGTGTGATCACTTGAGATAATCGGAGAACCGAGGGTAACAGTGCACGTCCACACAGATGTCCGTCACtagaacacacactcaccagaTATTCATGTCAGGCTGCAGCAGGGAGTTGATGCGGTTGACTATCCAGCTGAAGAGGCGTCCATACAAGGCCTTGGACATGGCGTCTCGGACATCGGCGGCTTTGTCCACGGTGTTGGTGCGGATGATCGTCTCGCCCCTGGTGACCACACACTGGGAGGTCAGTGCCTCCTGGAGTTCCTCAGGGCCGATGCTGAGGAGAGACGCAGCTGAGAGACAAGATGAAAgatgctttttaaaatttaaaaagtaaatgcaAAGGGGTTCTTTCTTTTGGATATACTATACTTTCAGCCACATGAAGAAATTGTGATGTTTATCGCCTTTTTTTCTGGGTAAAGATATGACTGATTCAGTCTTTATTCTATGTACCACACATGAATGTCCTAACAAAGGCTTATATGGCATTCAGTACATTGTTGGTATGGTGAAACAACACGTCACTAAATATCAAACTATCAAACTAAACATAAATCATCTTATCTCTCATCTTAAAAACATAACACAGACGTGTAAGCACATTTCTCAAAAAGGCATCCTCTTATGCACAACTCAAGCCCCTTCAAAAAATCATCcacccaaaaagaaaatctgcagagaaagagagcgtTTAAACCAATTCACAGAGAAgaattaaacataaaacagattctttttttaatctaatctaaatcacaaaacaaactaGGTCCTCTTCTGCTTGTTTCCTTAGCTAAATGTATTGTATCTCACCGTTCTCTAAGGCCTCTGAGTTAGGCACTTCACTCTTATCAGTCTGATGTTGGGATGTGATGGCAGCAAATTCAATATTGCCTGTGTTCAAAATGGCTGAGAGAATTCTGTAAACAGAGTTGagctcctaaaaaaaaaaagagaaaaaactatTCAAAGCAAGTAAGCTCGATCCGTGACCAAATGTTCTATGTTTGTTTGAATATTACCTCTTCGGTAAAGCCGATATTTCGGAAACACTCCTGAATTGCGTCAAACTGCTCCTTGTACAGTTTGCTGGAGACGATGTCTTGCATCACTTTGTGGTGCTGACTGTCAATATACCTGCAGATGCACATTATCAGAGTTAAGGCAAAGATGGCAGAATTACTATAATATATGTCCAATACTAACTGATGCGCTAACCTGGGGGGCGTCCTGTCGGGTAGCCTGTAAGTCTTCAGCTTGTTCTGGTGGTAAAGTCCTGCatatatgtaataaaatatgtggaaatttttctctcccctgaaagaaaattaaaccGAGCAGTCAGAAATATGACAAAAGGACCTCCAATCAGACCAAGCCTGAGCAGCACATACGTAGCCTGTTTGATGACTCGGGACTTCTCCAGGAGGTACTCGGATATCTTGGCCCCGATGACCGCGCCAGTGGGCGTGAACTTCATCTCCAAGTATTTGCCAAAACGGCTGGAGTTGTCATTGATGGCTGTGCAGGCGTTTCCAAAGGCCTCTACAAGAGGGTTCACCTGCAAGATCTTCTCACGCAGTGTCCGATTATTTGCCTGGGAGTAACaacatgtttctttaaataaattaaagtaaaatgtcaAGATGGTTTAGAGTTTAGGCAGTATTCAGCAATACTATTAACAAACATTGTTACTATACCTTTCCCAAGAAGGTAAGATGCTGAACAATCAAATGGGCGCTCTCTGTTTTCCCTGCACCGCTCTCCCCACTGATTATTATACactaaaacaaagagaaacaactCACTAAAGGTGACTAAAAAGTCACTAAAACACCATGCAAGGAAATCTCTTTCTCAAGACCATCCTGACCACTTTACAAACACAGGGTACATGTTTCCACTCCATCAGATGATTTTTCTACAGAATACCTGGTCTTTGCAGAACGTCACCATGCTTCTATAGGCTGCATCTGCAGTAGCAAAGATGTGTGGAGGGTTGTCAGCCCGCTTCACGCCGTGGTACAGCTTAGAGAACTAAGAGAAGGCACCattttagtttagcatgttgCTAATCGGTGTTAAACACAAAG is a window encoding:
- the myo3b gene encoding myosin-IIIb isoform X6; its protein translation is MLVLQALLRRASWGVSPFPSCPDFGDGNAEAAKCRRSLYGLFPYKSSMIGIENLGDPSGDWDIVETIGKGTYGKVYRVTNKKDGSQAAVKVLDPVNDVDEEIEAEYNILRSLSNHPNVVKFYGMFYKSDSLSGGQLWLVLELCNGGSVTELIKGLLIRGQRLQEPVIAYILYSALLGLQHLHNNRIIHRDVKGNNILLTTEGGVKLVDFGVSAQLTSARLRRNTSVGTPFWMAPEVIACEQQYDYSYDARCDVWSLGITAIELADGDPPLAEMHPVKALFKIPRNPSPTLRNPEQWCRSFSHFIGQCLIKDFEARPSVTHLLEHPFIKQAHGKDVALRQQLAALVQEQQEAGCKTKTKHERINTRKTLIIESCPDDDLVNLEFLDEETIISHLQKRYDELQVYTYVGDILIALNPFQNLSIYSPQFSKLYHGVKRADNPPHIFATADAAYRSMVTFCKDQCIIISGESGAGKTESAHLIVQHLTFLGKANNRTLREKILQVNPLVEAFGNACTAINDNSSRFGKYLEMKFTPTGAVIGAKISEYLLEKSRVIKQATGEKNFHIFYYIYAGLYHQNKLKTYRLPDRTPPRYIDSQHHKVMQDIVSSKLYKEQFDAIQECFRNIGFTEEELNSVYRILSAILNTGNIEFAAITSQHQTDKSEVPNSEALENAASLLSIGPEELQEALTSQCVVTRGETIIRTNTVDKAADVRDAMSKALYGRLFSWIVNRINSLLQPDMNICAAESGMNVGILDIFGFENFKKNSFEQLCINIANEQIQFYFNQHIFALEQMEYQSEGVDASLVEYEDNRPILDMFLQKPMGLLSLMDEESRFPQATDQTLVDKFEDNLRCKYFWIPKRVELCFGIQHYAGKVMYSVDGFLEKNRDTLPADIVVVLRTSENKLLQQLFSSPLTKTGTCKCLLSVPVALKEASIHKRHLSRDSGRNLCGVSVNFN